One window from the genome of Phycisphaerales bacterium encodes:
- a CDS encoding OmpH family outer membrane protein: MKRKQNLGMLFVAGLLLGGFTVHEATAVRPLLRRPSVTVTVDLERVLEGLNKRADDDAELQKLAMSYQAEDIAKKEEIANMEDSMSDLIDQRKLLDKEEEIALATLRRQAWLNFIGEKLDVEESLMLQDLFREIQKAAEEMSKTEGFDVVLLDDSSLQLAVIERDVRRVIQIKEQLRARNLLFASPVTDISDDLITRMNNAYATK; encoded by the coding sequence ATGAAACGCAAGCAAAATCTCGGAATGCTCTTCGTCGCTGGACTGCTTCTTGGTGGATTCACTGTCCATGAGGCTACTGCGGTCAGACCACTGTTGCGGCGACCCTCAGTCACCGTCACTGTTGATCTAGAACGTGTTTTAGAAGGGCTTAACAAACGGGCTGATGATGACGCGGAACTACAGAAATTGGCCATGTCTTACCAAGCAGAGGACATTGCCAAAAAGGAAGAGATTGCCAATATGGAAGATTCCATGTCGGATCTCATCGATCAGCGAAAATTGCTCGACAAGGAAGAAGAAATTGCCCTTGCAACGCTACGTCGTCAGGCTTGGCTCAATTTCATCGGTGAAAAGTTGGATGTCGAAGAATCACTGATGCTTCAAGATCTTTTTCGAGAAATCCAAAAGGCTGCTGAAGAGATGTCGAAGACCGAGGGCTTCGATGTGGTGCTCCTTGATGATTCGAGCCTACAGCTTGCAGTCATCGAGAGAGATGTGCGTCGCGTCATTCAAATCAAAGAGCAACTGCGAGCTCGCAATCTACTCTTTGCAAGTCCGGTCACCGACATTAGCGATGACCTCATCACACGCATGAACAACGCGTACGCCACCAAGTAA